In the Sorghum bicolor cultivar BTx623 chromosome 4, Sorghum_bicolor_NCBIv3, whole genome shotgun sequence genome, AGTGAAACGGTAGTACTGCCATTTTGAAGTAGTGTTGATGTCTTGCAATTTTGACAACGCTATGAAACGGTCATTTTTGCAGAACGTGTGTTACAGATGTTGGGATGAATATAGTTGGTTGTTTGCGTGAATTTGCATCGATCGCCAAGTCTGCATTCCTCTTGGCTAAAAGAAATGCAGTTTACGTATCAAGTGCGTCATGCTGTTTTGTAAATGAAATGAGACGGTGGTGGTCCAATCTGAAGAACGTAAAATGCTCTGTCGAACCCCGTTTCCAGCAAATTTCCTGCCTTTTGGTACCTGATGCAGGCGGTATAGGTGGGGTTGGTGAGGGGACAAGAACAAAGGGTGgaatttggcaaaataagaTGCTCTAGAGTTCAAACCGATCGTGCTTTACAACAATTTCTATTTTCCACCTCATGAAATCAACAGACACTTGTTGAAAATTTAACTTTACAGGGTAGGGAATAGGATGGGAAGTGAGAGAGTGAATTGTGGATCAAAATCAGGCAAGGCAAGGCCAGACCAGGCCTAATGTCTACCACAGCACCTGGCACTTTCAGCAAAATCTCTGCAATAAACAAAGCGACTATGTAAGAGCAAGACCAGCGGAATTCTAAGAGCCAAATCTCAAGAAATGGCAATAGCAAATGAGTTCACCTGGCAAAATAAGGCTTCGCCGAAATCCATCTACTCGAGGTTCTGTAAAAGCAGAGCTCATTTCGCATAGACATTCAGCCTCACTCGAGCTGTCACATCCGGGTGAAGCTTGATCTCTGCAACATACTCTCCGATTTCACGGATTTCTGGAACTGTCACCAGCTTCTTGTCGACATCCCTATATGACACAGCGTGCCAGCAGTAAGAAAAGCAATAATAATGAGAAATTGTATTAAGTTTGCTTAGGAGATAGGAGCATGTACATGTACCTATTAAGTTGTGACTTTATTATGTCAACAACATCCTGTGCCGTGACGCTGTGTATAATAAAAAAAGATATTGTCAGAAAAGTGAAAGTATGACAAGAGAGAATAGATAAACAATTATCCAACTTAGAACTTGCCTCCCAAAGatttgttttccttttccaCCTTTGCGAGGAATCTTGAAAGCCCCGATGGTTTCAAAAACTCGGGCAAGTTGTTGTGCGTCTTCTTTTACCTATGTAAGTAGAGAAATTCTGAAGGCTATAAATATCAACAAAATTGATAAGTACTAACCCACCAATGGCACTCATAGAATTTCATGAACATATAATGCTTAGGACTTAATTTTTGGAGGAGATAAAGgtactatattttattttcataaGGACAGTAAGGATAAACTGCAATTCAAGTATACTAGCCAGACAACAAAGGACGCTGAGGTTAAACTGTACTTAGCGAGATATTTTTCTTACCCGCTTCTTCTCAGCTTCTATTCTCTCCTGTTCTAACTGCATTTCCCTGTAAAGATTAGTAGAGGAAAGAAATTCTTTCACAATCTTACTTGCACATCCAATCAAAACCATTTAATATATATTACCAGAATTCTTTTAGAAAGGTACATGGATTCCCATCTCAATCCAGATTTCTAGGTCCTAAACCTCATAGTCAAACTAAGCATGCCATAGAGAAGGTCATAAGGTTTTTACAACGTCAGCAGCCACTGAATCATTTGATAGAGAGTGGAATTTGCAGGTAAGGAAAAACATGTGAAACCCAACAATTAGATAACATAACTAACAAAGCGTGGGTGGTACAGCCAAGGGCTACAATGCAGCGAGAGTGAGCAATTACTTGAGGACTTCTGGGGTTAGAAGCGTAGCCTTGCCCTTGGGAAGGAGGAAGTTGCGGTAGAATCCAGCTCGCACTTTCATTGTATCCCCTTTCTTCCCAACCGCTTCTATGTCATCTGTCAGTATGACCTATGGGAAAGAATTTTGTTTACATGTAATGCTAAGGGTGGTGATAATAGATGCACAAGATGAGCAGGTGAAATACAGCTCAGTGCTGTACCACATTGTCAATTTAACTGGATGCAACTTTGTTGCATTCTTGTACAATCAGGCAATCACAACACAAAGAACGACTTGTATATTGAACTTCAACTAGTGAGGCGAGGCTCCCGCCAAATGTAATTCCTATTATCTGAATCACCTGCCTAAAAGGCTGATTAGAAGTAGTACAACTCTTGAAGCATCTAGATTGTGCGAGCCACTGTTCTTACCCGTTGCCAGTGAGACAGCTAACTAActtgttttttttatctattgATCAGAATGTACAATCCAACGATGGGCAGAGCATCACTTCGAtgaagaaaacaaaaatgtaACAGGTACTATTTCACGCACTCTGCAAACCGCATGCATTTGAACAGAAGAACACGTGGAAAGTGACTCCGGGGCGGGCAAATGGCCGAAGCAAGAGGCGCGAATCTACCTGGAAGGCTAGAACCCAAAATGGCATGGAACGAAAGCTACCGCAGGCGCAAGTTACGAGagtggagggggggggggggggggagtggGCAGCGAGGCGGGGGAGGGTTTGGGGAGCCGGGCCGACCTGGCGGTACTTCTTGACCTTCCCCTGGGCGACGATGACCAGCGAGGGAGCCCTGCGAGAGGCCGTGAGGTGGCGCTCCGCCGAGGGCCgcgtggaggaggcggaggtcCAGGGCAACGTGGAGGCGCACGACGGCGACGCCATTGTTCTCGCGCTTCGAGCAAAGCTTTGCTAGTGGCGCTTCGGTCgcctcctccgctcgcaccaCTTCCCTTTCTTATCCATCCACTCACTTGGCGATTGGGCTAAATAACGGTTTGGGCCGGGATGAGAAAACGGTGGCGGCCCACTGGCCCAATCTGATCTGTATTGGATAACATAAAGTCGCGCTCCGTCGAGCCCGTTTCCCGTCGAGCTGCTCACCCGTCGCGTCCATGGCGGGAGCCTGCGCGGTCGCCGTGCCCGTGGCCACTCCAGCCGCGCCGCCCCGAGGCGTCGCCGGTTCCGGCTCCAGCTTGGCGCCGCGAGGAGGCAGCAGCATCTCCCGCCGCGTGAACTGCCGGCGTGATAGCCCCCGCGTGCCCGTGCCCACGAGGAGCCGCGTCGTCACCCGTCTCGCCGGGCGCGACCCCGGGGAGGCCGGGACCGACGCGGGGGTGGGGCAAATTCTCAAGGTCAGTGCGTGTGCCTCCTCATCCTGGGTGCTTTTGCATTCTCTTGTCAGCGGCCACTGTATATCCTTGTGGGCGTACTCTGAATGTGTCTGATCGAAGGTCTGAATTCTACACGATAACACATTTGTTTGGACGCGAAATATTTTTGGAGTTCTAGAAAAAATTATGTAAAATACCAACAGATTTTATGGTTTTGAAAACCATAGCATTGCTAAAATTGTAGTCTTTTGGAGTTTTATAAAAAAAGCTCCACGCGAAATGGAATTTCTCTAAACCAAAGTTTTGCACGTGTctcgtaaaaaaaaaaaaagttttgcacGTGGTTTTGAAGACCATAGCATTGTTAAAATTGGAGTTTTATAAACTCCATGCGAAATGGGTTTTCTCTAAACCGAAGTTCTACACGTGGATTCTACCAAACAGGACctaagcttttctttttttttttcgcaCTAGTATCGTAGTATGATCTCTTTGAAGCAATGAATTGGTTTCTAGCGTCAGTTTCATTATGCCCTCTTTGGAACGTAGGAGATTTTTCTGTTTTCTACGTTTGTCCTATGAAAATGAACCGATACTAATTCTTCAATAATTCATGTGTTCCAAAGGGACCTAAGTAGCCATTACCTCGAGACTCAAG is a window encoding:
- the LOC8084664 gene encoding uncharacterized protein LOC8084664 codes for the protein MAGACAVAVPVATPAAPPRGVAGSGSSLAPRGGSSISRRVNCRRDSPRVPVPTRSRVVTRLAGRDPGEAGTDAGVGQILKGDSGYLWTLVLGSLGGAAVIKYGSILLPDITRPNIVVALLMVSLPVVAAVLLLLKASSAD
- the LOC8056405 gene encoding 50S ribosomal protein L9, chloroplastic → MASPSCASTLPWTSASSTRPSAERHLTASRRAPSLVIVAQGKVKKYRQVILTDDIEAVGKKGDTMKVRAGFYRNFLLPKGKATLLTPEVLKEMQLEQERIEAEKKRVKEDAQQLARVFETIGAFKIPRKGGKGKQIFGSVTAQDVVDIIKSQLNRDVDKKLVTVPEIREIGEYVAEIKLHPDVTARVRLNVYAK